Proteins encoded in a region of the Isoalcanivorax pacificus W11-5 genome:
- the copC gene encoding copper homeostasis periplasmic binding protein CopC, with amino-acid sequence MNRTTQFRSLIVGACLATGLLITSVAQAHISLVKSTPTADAVVTTPQQIDLVFSEQLVLRASRLELSVIKDGGAAEKVEHIDVELINDGKTLRATLHNPLGVGVYHVQWRAVGDDNHPMTGEYSFTIR; translated from the coding sequence ATGAACCGTACTACTCAATTTCGCTCTCTGATTGTTGGTGCCTGTCTTGCGACCGGGTTGCTGATCACATCGGTCGCTCAGGCCCATATCTCCCTCGTCAAATCCACACCGACGGCCGATGCTGTTGTCACGACACCGCAGCAGATCGATCTCGTCTTCAGTGAACAGCTTGTACTTCGCGCCTCGCGCTTGGAGCTGAGCGTCATAAAGGACGGTGGGGCCGCAGAGAAAGTCGAGCACATCGACGTTGAACTCATCAACGACGGCAAGACGCTGCGCGCTACGTTGCATAATCCCCTCGGAGTAGGCGTCTACCACGTGCAATGGCGCGCCGTCGGTGATGACAACCATCCGATGACTGGCGAATACAGCTTCACCATCAGATGA
- a CDS encoding Cu(+)/Ag(+) sensor histidine kinase: protein MTNKPAIARRPASLALRITWLVGLAMLLVFLIFNWISVKSLDQHFAEMDEEELRVIASSVIRALGEVHDNSDAQALQRAVRGHHGVYYYVANAAGEALYAPRGGPDLARFAANEHPVNLASEQEMSIWEESGTHYRGAVLQIGGDNTLSEKYTIAVAMDIGVHLTFISSFKRIQWWTVCVVMCIVILVAWSAVRWGHKPIRRANEKIRAITSSKLYMRLDPKEVPIELEETIASFNAMLGRIEEGYAQLANVSADIAHELRTPVTNLTTQTEVAVGQPRSADEYREILYSNLEEFGRLNRMINDMLFLAQTENAPDDLYLETVDLTEATQGLFEYFEAWVEDRGVSLQLKGRAAPIQADREMLRRALSNLLSNAIRYTPRGASITVRLHQDVGATTISVENPGPKIPRQALSRIFDRFYRVDPSRQSKGEGAGLGLVIVKTIVEAHKGRIHAESDDSLTRFVVTLPHTFCNPLFATKARLNDG from the coding sequence ATGACGAATAAGCCTGCTATCGCTCGCCGTCCAGCCTCACTCGCGCTGCGGATAACCTGGTTGGTCGGCCTGGCGATGCTGCTGGTATTTCTGATATTTAACTGGATCAGTGTCAAATCATTGGATCAGCACTTCGCCGAGATGGATGAAGAAGAGCTGAGGGTGATAGCCAGTTCGGTGATCCGAGCGCTAGGTGAGGTGCATGACAATAGCGATGCGCAGGCCTTGCAGCGTGCAGTCCGTGGGCATCATGGCGTCTACTACTATGTAGCCAATGCTGCTGGAGAAGCACTCTATGCTCCCAGAGGTGGTCCCGATCTGGCGCGCTTTGCCGCGAATGAGCATCCTGTCAATCTCGCAAGTGAGCAGGAAATGTCAATATGGGAAGAAAGCGGGACGCACTATCGCGGCGCTGTTTTACAGATCGGCGGCGATAACACCCTGAGTGAAAAGTACACGATAGCCGTTGCGATGGATATCGGTGTCCATCTCACATTCATCAGCAGTTTTAAACGCATCCAGTGGTGGACGGTCTGCGTCGTCATGTGCATCGTGATTCTGGTGGCCTGGAGTGCGGTTCGCTGGGGGCACAAACCGATTCGCAGGGCCAACGAAAAGATTCGAGCGATCACCTCTTCCAAGTTGTACATGCGATTGGACCCGAAGGAAGTACCGATCGAACTGGAAGAGACCATCGCCTCGTTCAACGCTATGCTCGGGCGCATCGAGGAGGGATACGCCCAACTCGCCAATGTCTCCGCCGACATCGCCCATGAACTGCGCACGCCAGTCACCAACCTGACCACTCAGACGGAAGTGGCGGTGGGTCAGCCCCGTTCCGCTGATGAGTACCGGGAAATTCTTTACTCGAACCTAGAGGAATTCGGGCGCCTGAATCGGATGATCAACGACATGCTGTTTCTGGCACAGACCGAGAACGCCCCGGACGATCTCTATCTGGAGACCGTGGACCTCACCGAAGCGACCCAGGGATTGTTCGAGTATTTCGAGGCATGGGTGGAAGATCGGGGTGTCTCGTTGCAGCTCAAGGGGCGCGCAGCACCGATACAGGCCGATCGAGAAATGCTTCGCCGCGCACTCAGCAATCTCCTTTCCAATGCGATCCGTTACACGCCGCGCGGCGCAAGCATTACTGTTCGACTGCATCAAGATGTGGGAGCTACCACGATCAGTGTCGAAAACCCCGGACCAAAGATTCCGCGACAAGCATTATCTCGAATCTTTGATCGCTTCTACCGCGTTGATCCTTCACGTCAGAGCAAAGGTGAAGGCGCGGGGTTGGGCCTGGTGATTGTCAAGACTATCGTCGAGGCGCACAAGGGTAGAATCCATGCGGAGTCGGATGACAGCCTTACGCGCTTTGTCGTCACGCTACCGCATACTTTTTGTAACCCTTTGTTTGCGACCAAAGCTAGGCTAAACGATGGGTAA
- a CDS encoding copper resistance protein B, translated as MSIMKSTPLTTRTRALGVAIAIALGAVSAPVLAQEVDHSKMQMPAPKPAPAARKPEPQPSTAPTAAPKPAIDPHAGHVMPAPNSKPKLALGPAPAQATSVDHAAMGHEMPPTEAMDHSAMGHDMPPDEPTEEMDHSAMGHDMKSMTAEEHAGMQGQDLPANAAPREPIPAVTDSDRAAAFPDVAGHTVHDDGINWFALLNRLETWDADEGNAIGWEGRGWVGTDLDRVWVRSEGESIDGSIESADVEVLYGRAIARWWDLVAGVRHDFGEGPSQTFAAVGVMGLAPYMFEVEATAYLGESGQTGLGLEAEYETLFTNRLIGTWLVEAEVWGQDDRKRGIGSGLSTLEAGFRLRYEFHRQFAPYIGVVWERAYGGTADYRREQSRDIEDTRVVAGVRIWF; from the coding sequence ATGAGCATCATGAAATCGACACCTCTCACCACACGCACGCGCGCACTCGGCGTTGCGATCGCAATCGCGCTGGGCGCTGTGTCCGCGCCAGTCCTCGCACAGGAAGTGGACCACTCGAAAATGCAGATGCCGGCGCCGAAACCCGCCCCAGCGGCCCGCAAGCCCGAACCGCAGCCGTCTACAGCCCCGACCGCCGCGCCAAAGCCAGCGATCGATCCGCATGCCGGCCATGTCATGCCGGCGCCAAATTCCAAGCCAAAACTCGCACTCGGGCCGGCCCCGGCCCAAGCCACGTCGGTCGACCATGCCGCAATGGGTCACGAGATGCCGCCCACGGAGGCGATGGACCACTCGGCAATGGGTCATGACATGCCGCCCGACGAGCCAACCGAGGAAATGGATCACTCCGCCATGGGCCACGACATGAAAAGCATGACGGCGGAAGAACATGCCGGCATGCAAGGACAAGACCTGCCGGCGAACGCCGCACCGCGCGAACCGATCCCGGCGGTGACCGATTCCGATCGCGCGGCGGCATTCCCCGACGTCGCCGGACACACTGTGCACGACGACGGCATAAACTGGTTCGCGCTGCTCAACCGGCTCGAAACCTGGGACGCGGACGAGGGCAACGCGATCGGATGGGAAGGCCGCGGCTGGGTCGGCACCGACCTTGACCGCGTATGGGTGCGCAGCGAGGGCGAGTCGATCGACGGCAGTATCGAGTCGGCCGACGTCGAAGTGCTTTATGGCCGCGCGATCGCACGGTGGTGGGACCTCGTCGCCGGTGTTCGCCACGACTTTGGGGAAGGGCCGTCGCAAACCTTTGCTGCCGTCGGTGTGATGGGCTTGGCGCCGTACATGTTCGAAGTTGAGGCGACCGCCTACCTCGGCGAATCGGGCCAGACCGGTCTCGGGCTTGAGGCCGAGTACGAGACGCTGTTCACCAACCGCCTAATCGGGACGTGGCTGGTCGAGGCCGAAGTATGGGGACAAGACGATCGGAAGCGCGGCATCGGTAGCGGCCTGAGCACGCTAGAGGCTGGCTTCCGTCTACGCTACGAGTTCCATCGTCAGTTCGCGCCCTACATCGGCGTGGTGTGGGAGCGCGCATACGGTGGCACCGCCGACTACCGGCGCGAACAGTCCCGCGACATCGAGGACACGCGCGTTGTCGCGGGCGTGCGCATCTGGTTCTAG
- the copD gene encoding copper homeostasis membrane protein CopD: MSSLPDYTLRFMQYLDLMLLFGLPLFAWYGPVASTIGGDKRSPQPRWALTRGLLVCGVLGLALVGIEIVRSTAGIMGVAVSDLVRDDLAWYLFDTAAGRAGLTRAFLLVLLLAVLGWQSQRAERPFPIRRVTLLAGVALVSLAWNGHAASGEGVSGTVRLVAGMAHLLAAGGWIGAIFALLILFVRHGKPAAGEGLHMLWRALHTFSRPGTVFVGVLVVTGILHYGDLVGWSIAPLFHSRHGNLMLLKLALFAAMLGLAALHRWWLVPRLERDIHTGAPSHSAQHLRLSVTIEATIALLILVSVAVLGTLSPHG; the protein is encoded by the coding sequence ATGTCCAGTCTTCCCGACTATACGCTTCGGTTCATGCAGTACCTGGACTTGATGCTGCTGTTCGGATTGCCGCTATTCGCGTGGTACGGTCCGGTCGCCTCAACGATCGGCGGCGATAAGCGCTCCCCCCAGCCCAGATGGGCCTTGACCCGGGGGCTCCTGGTCTGTGGAGTGCTCGGCTTGGCGCTAGTGGGCATTGAGATTGTGCGCAGCACGGCTGGCATCATGGGGGTCGCGGTTTCCGATCTGGTGCGGGACGACTTGGCCTGGTATCTGTTCGACACCGCCGCTGGGCGCGCCGGGCTGACGCGAGCATTCCTGCTGGTTCTGCTGCTTGCTGTACTCGGCTGGCAGTCGCAGCGCGCCGAGCGCCCATTCCCCATTCGGCGAGTGACCCTGCTGGCCGGTGTGGCGCTGGTCAGCCTGGCGTGGAACGGACACGCTGCCAGTGGCGAGGGTGTGAGTGGTACGGTGCGGCTGGTGGCTGGTATGGCGCACCTGCTCGCTGCCGGCGGCTGGATCGGGGCCATCTTCGCCTTGCTGATTCTGTTCGTTCGACACGGAAAGCCCGCCGCGGGTGAGGGCTTGCACATGCTGTGGCGGGCACTGCACACCTTTTCGCGCCCAGGCACCGTCTTCGTCGGTGTCCTGGTGGTGACCGGCATCCTTCACTACGGGGATCTGGTCGGCTGGTCCATCGCACCGCTGTTTCACAGCCGGCACGGCAACCTGATGCTGCTCAAGCTGGCGCTGTTCGCTGCGATGCTGGGCCTCGCCGCCCTGCATCGCTGGTGGTTGGTGCCCCGGCTCGAACGTGACATCCATACCGGCGCCCCCTCGCACTCTGCACAGCACCTGCGACTGAGTGTGACCATCGAGGCGACGATCGCGCTCCTGATTCTGGTAAGCGTAGCGGTACTCGGCACCCTCAGCCCTCATGGATGA
- a CDS encoding DUF305 domain-containing protein has product MFWINMGLALIVMYIVMFTMIDGIHDFRNNLNMFYMAVTMWAPMGIFMLATMPHMFSKGGLNVALYVLFAVLTVGSFTATRAQILINDRQFIDSMIPHHSGAILMCREADLNDAELVDLCTEIIRAQRSEIDQMEQIRTRLDGGALHSPQ; this is encoded by the coding sequence ATGTTCTGGATCAACATGGGCCTCGCCCTGATTGTCATGTATATCGTCATGTTTACGATGATCGATGGCATCCACGACTTCCGGAACAATCTCAACATGTTCTATATGGCGGTGACGATGTGGGCGCCTATGGGAATTTTCATGCTCGCAACGATGCCGCACATGTTTTCCAAGGGAGGTCTTAACGTCGCGCTCTATGTACTTTTTGCCGTTTTAACGGTTGGATCGTTTACCGCGACGCGTGCGCAAATTCTCATCAACGATCGCCAGTTCATCGATTCGATGATTCCGCATCACTCCGGCGCGATCCTGATGTGCCGCGAAGCCGATCTCAATGATGCTGAGCTTGTTGACCTTTGCACTGAAATCATTAGAGCGCAGCGATCCGAAATCGATCAGATGGAGCAAATTAGAACGCGCTTAGATGGCGGAGCGTTACACTCGCCGCAGTAG
- a CDS encoding LysR family transcriptional regulator has protein sequence MELRHLRCFIAVAKELHFARAAERLNIEQSPLSRTIKELESELGTQLFERTSRGTRLTWAGEVLTEDARRVFTTLDQARANVQAAASGYRGMLRIALSDGIVAQRLATLLAQCRLEEPEVEIRLFEVPLSHQAKGLRNDLYDAGFSRSDEGCDGMYSQAVWHDPLIVALPARHPLLVCKQLPLEKVLKYPLILCHPENCEGHYKQIERLLRAVETQPVIAEHASSHDVMFALIAAGYGLGLACEAQVRAYHNPDVVSRPIDGGPLMLTTYLLRPDNEPSVQLGRFIQRATLAGDGALAR, from the coding sequence ATGGAGCTACGTCATTTACGATGCTTTATTGCAGTTGCGAAAGAACTCCATTTCGCCCGCGCCGCCGAACGCCTGAACATCGAACAGTCTCCTCTCTCCCGGACGATCAAGGAGCTTGAGTCGGAGTTGGGCACACAACTCTTCGAACGAACCTCTCGTGGAACACGTCTGACCTGGGCGGGGGAGGTATTGACGGAAGATGCCCGTCGCGTCTTCACCACCCTTGATCAAGCGCGGGCAAACGTTCAGGCCGCTGCCTCCGGCTATCGCGGCATGCTGAGAATTGCTCTATCCGATGGCATCGTGGCACAACGCTTGGCAACACTGCTGGCTCAATGTCGACTAGAGGAGCCTGAGGTGGAAATACGCCTGTTTGAAGTGCCGCTCTCTCACCAGGCAAAAGGATTGCGCAACGACTTGTATGACGCCGGTTTTTCCCGCTCGGACGAAGGCTGCGATGGGATGTATTCGCAAGCTGTCTGGCACGATCCCTTGATCGTGGCGCTGCCCGCACGCCATCCTTTGCTAGTGTGCAAACAACTGCCTTTGGAGAAAGTGCTCAAATACCCGTTGATCCTCTGCCATCCGGAAAACTGCGAAGGCCACTACAAACAGATCGAACGTCTGTTGAGAGCCGTTGAAACTCAGCCGGTCATCGCCGAGCACGCGTCGAGCCATGACGTGATGTTCGCCCTGATCGCAGCAGGCTACGGACTGGGCTTGGCATGCGAAGCACAGGTTCGTGCGTACCATAACCCCGACGTCGTTTCGCGCCCCATAGATGGTGGGCCTCTCATGCTGACCACCTATCTTCTGCGGCCGGATAACGAACCTTCGGTCCAGCTCGGCAGATTCATCCAACGCGCCACACTCGCAGGTGATGGCGCTCTGGCAAGGTAA
- a CDS encoding DUF411 domain-containing protein, producing MMNVTIKSRIWLAGLFLSSMLGTNVATASELSAEVWKDPSCGCCTEWVQHLEEVGIQVRTSNTGNTGIRERLGIAKQFGSCHTARIGGYAIEGHVPAADIKRLLNEKPEAIGLAVPGMPIGSPGMDGPLYGDRKDPYDVLLIHVDGSTSVYQAYR from the coding sequence ATGATGAATGTCACTATCAAATCCCGCATCTGGCTGGCGGGCCTGTTTCTGTCGTCCATGCTCGGTACTAATGTGGCAACCGCATCGGAGCTGAGCGCAGAAGTCTGGAAAGACCCCAGCTGTGGCTGCTGCACCGAATGGGTCCAGCATCTTGAAGAAGTGGGCATCCAGGTGCGTACTTCCAATACCGGCAACACCGGCATACGTGAACGGCTCGGCATTGCCAAGCAGTTTGGCTCGTGCCATACCGCCAGAATCGGCGGCTATGCCATCGAAGGCCATGTACCGGCTGCCGATATCAAGCGTCTCCTGAACGAAAAGCCCGAGGCGATCGGCTTGGCCGTGCCCGGAATGCCGATCGGGTCACCTGGCATGGACGGCCCGCTCTATGGCGACCGCAAAGACCCCTACGACGTTCTGCTGATCCATGTCGATGGCAGCACCAGCGTCTATCAAGCCTATCGCTGA
- a CDS encoding heavy-metal-associated domain-containing protein has product MNTVDLDVQGMSCGSCIAKVTDALKELSGVDAVEVHLATGRVRVRGNFDQGNDLLLSTLQRAGYPARLARGDTLSGQSTEGGGRSCCSRNS; this is encoded by the coding sequence ATGAACACAGTGGATCTCGATGTGCAGGGTATGAGCTGCGGCTCATGTATCGCGAAAGTCACCGATGCGTTGAAAGAGCTGTCGGGAGTCGATGCCGTGGAAGTGCATTTGGCCACCGGTCGCGTTCGAGTTCGAGGCAACTTCGATCAAGGCAACGATCTGCTGCTGTCGACGTTGCAACGGGCCGGGTATCCCGCGCGTCTGGCACGCGGCGACACCCTGTCCGGCCAATCAACAGAAGGCGGCGGCCGAAGTTGCTGCAGCCGAAATTCTTAA
- a CDS encoding copper resistance system multicopper oxidase, whose protein sequence is MSSRPFGSDAEEKFALSRRHFVHGLAAGGALFGLGLWPKPVWALKSHGQKTVLAGTEFDLSIGETPLNFTGATRTGITVNGSVPAPLLRWREGDTVNLRVSNKLPADSIHGHQTSIHWHGILLPANMDGVPGLSFDGINRGETYPYRFDVIQNGTYWYHSHSGFQEQAGVYGAIVIDPLEPEPFTYDRDYVVLLSDWTDLDPTDLFARLKKASDYDNFAKLTVGDWINDVKEQGLAATLRHRKAWGEMRMTPTDLSDVNGNTYTYLLNGTTALGNWTGIFQSGEKVRLRFINGSAMTYFDVRIPGLKMTVVAADGQYVRPVSVDEFRIATSETFDVIVEPTGQDAFTIFAQDMGRTGYVSGTLAVREGLRAPVPAVDPKPILTMDDMGHGGMGGGGHDMSSMSGGSMENSSMEGMDHSGHDMSAMAGGAMAGMDHGAGGMQQHPASESNNPLVDMQTMAPTAKLDDPGIGLRDNGRRVLTYADLKSTFPDPDGREPGRTIELHLTGHMERFAWSFDGIKFSSAEPLVLKYGERMRIVLVNDTMMTHPIHLHGVWSDLEDADGNFQVRKHVIDMPPGSRRSFRVRADALGRWAFHCHLLYHMEAGMFREVRIEE, encoded by the coding sequence ATGTCATCCAGACCTTTCGGCTCAGACGCCGAGGAAAAATTCGCACTCTCACGGCGGCATTTTGTCCACGGGCTGGCCGCTGGCGGCGCGCTGTTCGGTCTCGGGCTGTGGCCCAAACCTGTGTGGGCGCTGAAATCGCACGGGCAGAAGACGGTGCTGGCAGGCACCGAATTCGACCTCTCGATCGGCGAAACACCGCTGAACTTCACTGGCGCCACCCGTACCGGCATTACCGTGAATGGATCGGTGCCGGCACCACTGCTGCGCTGGCGCGAGGGCGACACGGTCAATCTGCGGGTATCCAACAAACTGCCGGCCGACTCGATCCACGGCCACCAGACCTCGATCCACTGGCACGGCATCCTGTTGCCGGCCAACATGGATGGCGTGCCCGGCCTGAGTTTCGACGGCATCAATCGCGGTGAAACGTATCCGTATCGTTTCGACGTGATCCAGAACGGTACTTACTGGTACCACAGCCATTCCGGGTTCCAGGAACAGGCCGGCGTTTACGGCGCGATCGTGATCGATCCGCTGGAGCCAGAGCCCTTCACCTACGACCGCGACTACGTCGTACTGCTGTCGGACTGGACCGATCTGGACCCCACGGATCTGTTCGCGCGGCTCAAAAAGGCATCGGACTACGACAACTTCGCCAAGCTCACGGTCGGCGACTGGATCAATGACGTGAAGGAACAAGGTCTGGCGGCCACTCTGCGGCACCGCAAGGCGTGGGGCGAGATGCGGATGACCCCGACCGACCTGTCGGACGTCAACGGCAACACCTACACCTACCTGTTGAACGGCACCACCGCGCTGGGCAACTGGACGGGGATTTTCCAGTCCGGTGAAAAGGTGCGGTTGCGCTTCATCAATGGCTCGGCCATGACCTATTTCGACGTGCGCATCCCGGGTCTGAAGATGACCGTTGTCGCCGCCGATGGCCAGTACGTGCGCCCGGTGTCGGTCGACGAGTTCCGCATCGCAACCTCCGAGACATTCGACGTGATCGTGGAGCCCACCGGCCAGGATGCCTTCACGATCTTCGCGCAGGATATGGGCCGCACGGGTTACGTCAGCGGCACCCTCGCGGTGCGCGAAGGCCTGCGCGCGCCGGTGCCCGCAGTCGATCCGAAACCGATCCTGACCATGGACGACATGGGTCATGGCGGCATGGGCGGTGGTGGTCACGACATGTCGTCGATGTCAGGCGGCTCGATGGAAAACAGTTCCATGGAAGGCATGGACCACAGCGGTCACGACATGTCCGCGATGGCCGGCGGCGCCATGGCCGGCATGGACCATGGCGCAGGCGGCATGCAGCAGCACCCCGCCAGCGAGAGCAACAACCCGCTGGTCGACATGCAGACCATGGCCCCGACCGCGAAGCTCGACGACCCCGGCATCGGCCTGCGCGACAACGGCCGCCGCGTGCTGACCTATGCCGATCTCAAGAGCACCTTCCCCGACCCCGACGGACGCGAGCCCGGCCGCACCATCGAGCTGCACCTGACCGGCCACATGGAACGCTTCGCCTGGTCGTTCGACGGCATCAAGTTCTCGTCGGCCGAACCGCTGGTGCTCAAGTACGGCGAGCGCATGCGCATCGTGCTGGTCAACGACACGATGATGACCCATCCGATCCACCTGCACGGCGTGTGGAGCGATCTGGAGGACGCTGACGGCAACTTCCAGGTGCGCAAGCACGTCATCGACATGCCGCCCGGCAGCCGCCGCAGCTTCCGCGTCCGCGCCGACGCGCTCGGACGGTGGGCGTTCCACTGCCACCTGCTGTACCACATGGAAGCCGGCATGTTCCGCGAAGTGCGGATAGAGGAATGA
- a CDS encoding heavy metal response regulator transcription factor, protein MKLLVVEDENKTADYVRQGLTEAGFVVDLARNGLDGHHMAMTEAYDLIMLDVMLPDIDGWRILQSIRAAGNQVPVLFLTARGNVDDRVQGLELGADDYLIKPFVFAELLARVRTLLRRGGMPIHHDRMQIVDLELDLARRRAIRGGRRINLTNKEFALLELLARRQGEVLPRSLIASQVWDMNFDSDTNVIDVAIRRLRAKIDDDFEPKLIHTVRGMGYTLDVPDDE, encoded by the coding sequence ATGAAACTGCTGGTTGTCGAAGACGAGAACAAGACGGCGGACTATGTTCGTCAGGGCCTTACGGAAGCAGGGTTTGTAGTTGACTTGGCGCGCAACGGGCTCGATGGTCACCACATGGCCATGACCGAAGCCTACGACCTGATCATGCTTGATGTCATGCTTCCTGATATAGACGGCTGGCGCATTCTGCAATCAATCAGAGCGGCGGGCAACCAGGTTCCGGTGTTGTTTTTGACCGCACGTGGCAATGTGGATGATCGCGTGCAGGGGCTGGAGCTGGGTGCCGATGATTACCTGATTAAGCCGTTCGTTTTTGCCGAGCTGCTTGCCCGTGTGCGCACTTTGCTGCGTCGCGGCGGCATGCCTATCCACCACGACCGCATGCAGATCGTGGATCTAGAACTGGACCTGGCTCGGCGGCGCGCGATCCGCGGCGGACGGCGTATTAATCTGACCAACAAGGAGTTCGCGCTGCTTGAGTTGTTAGCGCGTCGCCAGGGTGAAGTGTTGCCGCGCTCGCTGATCGCGTCCCAGGTCTGGGACATGAACTTCGACAGCGACACCAATGTGATCGATGTTGCGATTCGTCGGCTGCGGGCAAAGATCGATGATGACTTCGAGCCCAAGCTCATTCATACCGTCAGGGGCATGGGCTATACGCTGGATGTTCCGGATGACGAATAA
- a CDS encoding glutaredoxin family protein has product MTKQTVPGRSGGTRASLYRLATSDHLCPYGLKTKSFLERRGFSVEDHPLSTREEADRFMQEHEVKTTPQVFIGGERIGGYDDTRKHFGKRLRGKDETTYQPIIALFSVALLMGFAVSWSVAGTLFSIHAVEASIAVAMCFLGVQKLQDVESFSTMFLNYDLLARRYVPYAHFYAFGETLAGVLMLAGVLMWVASPLALFIGTVGAVSVFKAVYIDRRKLKCACVGGNSNVPLGFVSLTENLIMIAMAIWMPLRMGWM; this is encoded by the coding sequence ATGACAAAGCAGACTGTCCCGGGCCGAAGCGGTGGTACGAGGGCATCGCTCTATCGCCTGGCAACGAGCGATCACTTATGTCCGTATGGTTTGAAGACGAAGTCGTTCCTGGAGCGACGAGGCTTCTCGGTCGAAGACCATCCATTGTCGACGCGAGAGGAAGCCGATCGCTTCATGCAGGAGCATGAGGTCAAGACCACACCGCAAGTTTTCATCGGAGGCGAGCGGATCGGCGGCTATGACGATACACGCAAGCACTTCGGCAAAAGACTGCGCGGCAAGGACGAGACGACCTATCAGCCGATTATTGCGCTATTCAGCGTTGCGCTCTTGATGGGGTTTGCAGTGAGCTGGTCCGTCGCCGGAACCTTGTTCAGCATCCATGCCGTCGAAGCGTCAATTGCCGTCGCCATGTGCTTCCTCGGTGTGCAGAAACTCCAGGACGTCGAAAGTTTCTCGACCATGTTCCTCAACTACGATCTTCTCGCGCGCCGCTATGTACCCTATGCGCATTTCTATGCCTTCGGCGAGACGCTGGCGGGAGTTCTGATGCTGGCCGGAGTCCTGATGTGGGTCGCATCGCCCCTGGCTCTGTTCATCGGTACAGTAGGCGCCGTCTCGGTATTCAAGGCGGTCTACATCGACAGGCGCAAGCTCAAATGCGCCTGCGTTGGCGGCAACAGCAATGTGCCACTAGGCTTCGTCTCCCTTACGGAGAATCTCATCATGATTGCAATGGCCATATGGATGCCGCTGCGCATGGGATGGATGTAA